One window from the genome of Elaeis guineensis isolate ETL-2024a chromosome 5, EG11, whole genome shotgun sequence encodes:
- the LOC105044728 gene encoding probable protein phosphatase 2C 1 isoform X2: MLPLFSSPLPTETLFLSKEVAMAFLGASSGQVGDVFLCWNLSHSTPRKVWIVPRLTGVVRMLSLLAVTMGEFLPLLMVFQDFLLLIDRWAEQNVNPALFSQELMSNASGLVMDEEVNYDPQILMRKAHAATSSVGSATVIIAMLEKNGTLKIANVGDCGLRVLRKGQVIFSTPPQEHYFDCPYQLSSEIIGQTYLDAMVCTIELMEGDTIVMGSDGLFDNVFDHEIVSTTSRFKDAVEAAKALADLARDNSMDVSFDSPYSIEARSRGFDVPLWKKILGRKLTGGKPDDITVIVGQVISSLNDKKTEEALLKQKDLS; this comes from the exons atgcttcctctcttctcctccccgcTACCGACTGAAACCCTCTTCCTCTCCAAAGAAGTGGCCATGGCTTTCCTCGGCGCTTCGTCAGGTCAG GTCGGAGATGTCTTTCTCTGTTGGAACTTGTCTCATTCCACACCCAGAAAAG TATGGATTGTTCCAAGGCTGACAGGGGTGGTGAGGATGCTTTCTTTGTTAGCAGTTACAATGGGGGAGTTCTTGCCATTGCTGATGGTGTTTCAGG ACTTTCTTTTATTGATTGACAGATGGGCAGAACAGAATGTCAATCCTGCACTCTTTTCTCAAGAGTTGATGTCAAATGCTTCAGGGCTAGTTATGGATGAGGAG GTCAACTATGATCCTCAAATTCTCATGAGGAAGGCCCATGCTGCAACCTCCTCTGTAGGATCAGCTACGGT GATTATTGCCATGTTGGAAAAGAATGGAACTTTGAAAATAGCAAATGTTGGAGATTGTGGTTTGCGAGTTCTTCGGAAAG GTCAAGTGATTTTCTCTACGCCACCACAAGAACATTATTTCGACTGTCCTTACCAATTAAGCTCTGAGATAATTGGTCAAACTTATCTTGATGCCATG GTCTGTACTATAGAATTAATGGAAGGAGACACAATTGTCATGGGTTCAGATGGCCTTTTTGACAATGTCTTTGATCATGAGATTGTTTCTACAACCTCCAGATTTAAAGATGCAGTAGAGGCTG CAAAGGCATTGGCTGATTTAGCAAGAGATAATTCAATGGATGTCAGTTTTGATTCACCCTACTCCATAGAAGCCAGAAGTAGG GGTTTTGATGTTCCATTGTGGAAGAAAATTCTGGGTAGAAAACTAACAG GTGGTAAGCCAGATGATATTACTGTGATCGTGGGGCAGGTGATAAGTTCGTTAAATGATAAAAAAACAGAAGAAGCATTGCTAAAGCAAAAGGATTTATCTTGA
- the LOC105044728 gene encoding probable protein phosphatase 2C 1 isoform X5 has product MLPLFSSPLPTETLFLSKEVAMAFLGASSGQVNYDPQILMRKAHAATSSVGSATVIIAMLEKNGTLKIANVGDCGLRVLRKGQVIFSTPPQEHYFDCPYQLSSEIIGQTYLDAMVCTIELMEGDTIVMGSDGLFDNVFDHEIVSTTSRFKDAVEAAKALADLARDNSMDVSFDSPYSIEARSRGFDVPLWKKILGRKLTGGKPDDITVIVGQVISSLNDKKTEEALLKQKDLS; this is encoded by the exons atgcttcctctcttctcctccccgcTACCGACTGAAACCCTCTTCCTCTCCAAAGAAGTGGCCATGGCTTTCCTCGGCGCTTCGTCAGGTCAG GTCAACTATGATCCTCAAATTCTCATGAGGAAGGCCCATGCTGCAACCTCCTCTGTAGGATCAGCTACGGT GATTATTGCCATGTTGGAAAAGAATGGAACTTTGAAAATAGCAAATGTTGGAGATTGTGGTTTGCGAGTTCTTCGGAAAG GTCAAGTGATTTTCTCTACGCCACCACAAGAACATTATTTCGACTGTCCTTACCAATTAAGCTCTGAGATAATTGGTCAAACTTATCTTGATGCCATG GTCTGTACTATAGAATTAATGGAAGGAGACACAATTGTCATGGGTTCAGATGGCCTTTTTGACAATGTCTTTGATCATGAGATTGTTTCTACAACCTCCAGATTTAAAGATGCAGTAGAGGCTG CAAAGGCATTGGCTGATTTAGCAAGAGATAATTCAATGGATGTCAGTTTTGATTCACCCTACTCCATAGAAGCCAGAAGTAGG GGTTTTGATGTTCCATTGTGGAAGAAAATTCTGGGTAGAAAACTAACAG GTGGTAAGCCAGATGATATTACTGTGATCGTGGGGCAGGTGATAAGTTCGTTAAATGATAAAAAAACAGAAGAAGCATTGCTAAAGCAAAAGGATTTATCTTGA
- the LOC105044728 gene encoding probable protein phosphatase 2C 26 isoform X6 yields the protein MANPTSRLSIPHSHRCFLSSPPRYRLKPSSSPKKWPWLSSALRQVGDVFLCWNLSHSTPRKVWIVPRLTGVVRMLSLLAVTMGEFLPLLMVFQDFLLLIDRWAEQNVNPALFSQELMSNASGLVMDEEVNYDPQILMRKAHAATSSVGSATVIIAMLEKNGTLKIANVGDCGLRVLRKGQVIFSTPPQEHYFDCPYQLSSEIIGQTYLDAMVCTIELMEGDTIVMGSDGLFDNVFDHEIVSTTSRFKDAVEAAKALADLARDNSMDVSFDSPYSIEARSRGFDVPLWKKILGRKLTGGKPDDITVIVGQVISSLNDKKTEEALLKQKDLS from the exons ATGGCGAATCCTACTTCCAGGCTCTCGATCCCTCACTCGCACCGatgcttcctctcttctcctccccgcTACCGACTGAAACCCTCTTCCTCTCCAAAGAAGTGGCCATGGCTTTCCTCGGCGCTTCGTCAG GTCGGAGATGTCTTTCTCTGTTGGAACTTGTCTCATTCCACACCCAGAAAAG TATGGATTGTTCCAAGGCTGACAGGGGTGGTGAGGATGCTTTCTTTGTTAGCAGTTACAATGGGGGAGTTCTTGCCATTGCTGATGGTGTTTCAGG ACTTTCTTTTATTGATTGACAGATGGGCAGAACAGAATGTCAATCCTGCACTCTTTTCTCAAGAGTTGATGTCAAATGCTTCAGGGCTAGTTATGGATGAGGAG GTCAACTATGATCCTCAAATTCTCATGAGGAAGGCCCATGCTGCAACCTCCTCTGTAGGATCAGCTACGGT GATTATTGCCATGTTGGAAAAGAATGGAACTTTGAAAATAGCAAATGTTGGAGATTGTGGTTTGCGAGTTCTTCGGAAAG GTCAAGTGATTTTCTCTACGCCACCACAAGAACATTATTTCGACTGTCCTTACCAATTAAGCTCTGAGATAATTGGTCAAACTTATCTTGATGCCATG GTCTGTACTATAGAATTAATGGAAGGAGACACAATTGTCATGGGTTCAGATGGCCTTTTTGACAATGTCTTTGATCATGAGATTGTTTCTACAACCTCCAGATTTAAAGATGCAGTAGAGGCTG CAAAGGCATTGGCTGATTTAGCAAGAGATAATTCAATGGATGTCAGTTTTGATTCACCCTACTCCATAGAAGCCAGAAGTAGG GGTTTTGATGTTCCATTGTGGAAGAAAATTCTGGGTAGAAAACTAACAG GTGGTAAGCCAGATGATATTACTGTGATCGTGGGGCAGGTGATAAGTTCGTTAAATGATAAAAAAACAGAAGAAGCATTGCTAAAGCAAAAGGATTTATCTTGA
- the LOC105044728 gene encoding probable protein phosphatase 2C 26 isoform X1: protein MANPTSRLSIPHSHRCFLSSPPRYRLKPSSSPKKWPWLSSALRQVRSEMSFSVGTCLIPHPEKADRGGEDAFFVSSYNGGVLAIADGVSGWAEQNVNPALFSQELMSNASGLVMDEEVNYDPQILMRKAHAATSSVGSATVIIAMLEKNGTLKIANVGDCGLRVLRKGQVIFSTPPQEHYFDCPYQLSSEIIGQTYLDAMVCTIELMEGDTIVMGSDGLFDNVFDHEIVSTTSRFKDAVEAAKALADLARDNSMDVSFDSPYSIEARSRGFDVPLWKKILGRKLTGGKPDDITVIVGQVISSLNDKKTEEALLKQKDLS from the exons ATGGCGAATCCTACTTCCAGGCTCTCGATCCCTCACTCGCACCGatgcttcctctcttctcctccccgcTACCGACTGAAACCCTCTTCCTCTCCAAAGAAGTGGCCATGGCTTTCCTCGGCGCTTCGTCAGGTCAG GTCGGAGATGTCTTTCTCTGTTGGAACTTGTCTCATTCCACACCCAGAAAAG GCTGACAGGGGTGGTGAGGATGCTTTCTTTGTTAGCAGTTACAATGGGGGAGTTCTTGCCATTGCTGATGGTGTTTCAGG ATGGGCAGAACAGAATGTCAATCCTGCACTCTTTTCTCAAGAGTTGATGTCAAATGCTTCAGGGCTAGTTATGGATGAGGAG GTCAACTATGATCCTCAAATTCTCATGAGGAAGGCCCATGCTGCAACCTCCTCTGTAGGATCAGCTACGGT GATTATTGCCATGTTGGAAAAGAATGGAACTTTGAAAATAGCAAATGTTGGAGATTGTGGTTTGCGAGTTCTTCGGAAAG GTCAAGTGATTTTCTCTACGCCACCACAAGAACATTATTTCGACTGTCCTTACCAATTAAGCTCTGAGATAATTGGTCAAACTTATCTTGATGCCATG GTCTGTACTATAGAATTAATGGAAGGAGACACAATTGTCATGGGTTCAGATGGCCTTTTTGACAATGTCTTTGATCATGAGATTGTTTCTACAACCTCCAGATTTAAAGATGCAGTAGAGGCTG CAAAGGCATTGGCTGATTTAGCAAGAGATAATTCAATGGATGTCAGTTTTGATTCACCCTACTCCATAGAAGCCAGAAGTAGG GGTTTTGATGTTCCATTGTGGAAGAAAATTCTGGGTAGAAAACTAACAG GTGGTAAGCCAGATGATATTACTGTGATCGTGGGGCAGGTGATAAGTTCGTTAAATGATAAAAAAACAGAAGAAGCATTGCTAAAGCAAAAGGATTTATCTTGA
- the LOC105044728 gene encoding probable protein phosphatase 2C 1 isoform X4, whose product MANPTSRLSIPHSHRCFLSSPPRYRLKPSSSPKKWPWLSSALRQVNYDPQILMRKAHAATSSVGSATVIIAMLEKNGTLKIANVGDCGLRVLRKGQVIFSTPPQEHYFDCPYQLSSEIIGQTYLDAMVCTIELMEGDTIVMGSDGLFDNVFDHEIVSTTSRFKDAVEAAKALADLARDNSMDVSFDSPYSIEARSRGFDVPLWKKILGRKLTGGKPDDITVIVGQVISSLNDKKTEEALLKQKDLS is encoded by the exons ATGGCGAATCCTACTTCCAGGCTCTCGATCCCTCACTCGCACCGatgcttcctctcttctcctccccgcTACCGACTGAAACCCTCTTCCTCTCCAAAGAAGTGGCCATGGCTTTCCTCGGCGCTTCGTCAG GTCAACTATGATCCTCAAATTCTCATGAGGAAGGCCCATGCTGCAACCTCCTCTGTAGGATCAGCTACGGT GATTATTGCCATGTTGGAAAAGAATGGAACTTTGAAAATAGCAAATGTTGGAGATTGTGGTTTGCGAGTTCTTCGGAAAG GTCAAGTGATTTTCTCTACGCCACCACAAGAACATTATTTCGACTGTCCTTACCAATTAAGCTCTGAGATAATTGGTCAAACTTATCTTGATGCCATG GTCTGTACTATAGAATTAATGGAAGGAGACACAATTGTCATGGGTTCAGATGGCCTTTTTGACAATGTCTTTGATCATGAGATTGTTTCTACAACCTCCAGATTTAAAGATGCAGTAGAGGCTG CAAAGGCATTGGCTGATTTAGCAAGAGATAATTCAATGGATGTCAGTTTTGATTCACCCTACTCCATAGAAGCCAGAAGTAGG GGTTTTGATGTTCCATTGTGGAAGAAAATTCTGGGTAGAAAACTAACAG GTGGTAAGCCAGATGATATTACTGTGATCGTGGGGCAGGTGATAAGTTCGTTAAATGATAAAAAAACAGAAGAAGCATTGCTAAAGCAAAAGGATTTATCTTGA
- the LOC105044728 gene encoding probable protein phosphatase 2C 1 isoform X3 — translation MDCSKADRGGEDAFFVSSYNGGVLAIADGVSGWAEQNVNPALFSQELMSNASGLVMDEEVNYDPQILMRKAHAATSSVGSATVIIAMLEKNGTLKIANVGDCGLRVLRKGQVIFSTPPQEHYFDCPYQLSSEIIGQTYLDAMVCTIELMEGDTIVMGSDGLFDNVFDHEIVSTTSRFKDAVEAAKALADLARDNSMDVSFDSPYSIEARSRGFDVPLWKKILGRKLTGGKPDDITVIVGQVISSLNDKKTEEALLKQKDLS, via the exons ATGGATTGTTCCAAGGCTGACAGGGGTGGTGAGGATGCTTTCTTTGTTAGCAGTTACAATGGGGGAGTTCTTGCCATTGCTGATGGTGTTTCAGG ATGGGCAGAACAGAATGTCAATCCTGCACTCTTTTCTCAAGAGTTGATGTCAAATGCTTCAGGGCTAGTTATGGATGAGGAG GTCAACTATGATCCTCAAATTCTCATGAGGAAGGCCCATGCTGCAACCTCCTCTGTAGGATCAGCTACGGT GATTATTGCCATGTTGGAAAAGAATGGAACTTTGAAAATAGCAAATGTTGGAGATTGTGGTTTGCGAGTTCTTCGGAAAG GTCAAGTGATTTTCTCTACGCCACCACAAGAACATTATTTCGACTGTCCTTACCAATTAAGCTCTGAGATAATTGGTCAAACTTATCTTGATGCCATG GTCTGTACTATAGAATTAATGGAAGGAGACACAATTGTCATGGGTTCAGATGGCCTTTTTGACAATGTCTTTGATCATGAGATTGTTTCTACAACCTCCAGATTTAAAGATGCAGTAGAGGCTG CAAAGGCATTGGCTGATTTAGCAAGAGATAATTCAATGGATGTCAGTTTTGATTCACCCTACTCCATAGAAGCCAGAAGTAGG GGTTTTGATGTTCCATTGTGGAAGAAAATTCTGGGTAGAAAACTAACAG GTGGTAAGCCAGATGATATTACTGTGATCGTGGGGCAGGTGATAAGTTCGTTAAATGATAAAAAAACAGAAGAAGCATTGCTAAAGCAAAAGGATTTATCTTGA